The proteins below come from a single Polynucleobacter necessarius genomic window:
- a CDS encoding formate dehydrogenase accessory sulfurtransferase FdhD: protein MSLDKIELTLSSFRRRLISKLTHIPGERPLTIYLDKREVVTLMTLGSAPEALVLGYLRNQRLVESREDIESIQVDWETDSAAVKTRRKTVDIDALTSKRVVTTGCGQGTMFGGPMEEMSEIRLPDGPKLSQEAIITLVDAIRAHDTIYKKSGSVHACAVFEREGEHGVKLLHLIEDVGRHNAVDSISGLMWLANRPGKELIFTTTGRLTSEMVIKGAQMGIPFLLTRSGVTLMGLELARKTNLTILSSCSGKHFEIYNAPERVVFTPNPT, encoded by the coding sequence ATAAGTCTCGATAAAATTGAGTTAACCCTTTCCTCCTTTAGAAGGCGCCTCATATCAAAGCTAACGCATATCCCTGGCGAACGCCCTTTAACTATTTATCTTGATAAGCGTGAAGTCGTCACATTGATGACTTTGGGGAGTGCTCCTGAGGCTCTGGTCTTAGGTTATCTCCGGAACCAGCGTCTAGTGGAGTCGCGGGAGGATATTGAAAGCATTCAGGTTGACTGGGAGACAGATTCTGCTGCCGTAAAGACACGTCGAAAGACGGTAGATATTGATGCTTTAACGAGCAAGCGGGTGGTCACCACGGGGTGTGGTCAGGGCACGATGTTTGGTGGCCCGATGGAGGAGATGTCCGAGATTCGTTTGCCAGATGGCCCCAAGCTAAGCCAAGAGGCCATCATTACTTTAGTGGATGCCATTCGTGCGCATGACACGATCTATAAGAAATCTGGCTCAGTTCATGCATGCGCCGTGTTTGAGCGCGAGGGTGAGCATGGTGTGAAGTTGCTCCACTTGATTGAGGATGTTGGGCGCCACAATGCTGTGGACTCGATCTCGGGCCTCATGTGGCTTGCAAATCGGCCTGGCAAAGAGCTGATCTTCACCACCACGGGGCGACTTACTTCCGAGATGGTGATTAAGGGTGCGCAGATGGGTATTCCATTCCTACTCACCCGCTCGGGCGTGACCCTGATGGGCTTAGAGTTAGCGCGTAAAACGAACCTCACCATCCTCTCCAGCTGCTCGGGCAAACATTTCGAGATCTACAACGCTCCTGAGCGGGTGGTTTTTACCCCCAACCCCACATAA
- the dcd gene encoding dCTP deaminase, with product MTIKSDHWIRRMGEQGMISPFKPGQIRQDAAGNKIVSYGTSSYGYDIRCADEFKIFTNINSTIVDPKNFDEQSFVDFKGDVCIIPPNSFALARTMEYFKIPRNVLTVCVGKSTYARCGIIVNVTPFEPEWEGYVTLEFSNTTPLPAKIYAGEGCAQVLFFESDEVCGTSYKDRGGKYQGQRGVTLPKT from the coding sequence ATGACTATTAAATCTGACCACTGGATCCGCCGCATGGGCGAGCAAGGCATGATCAGCCCATTCAAACCTGGGCAAATTCGCCAAGATGCTGCCGGCAACAAAATCGTGAGCTATGGCACTTCAAGCTACGGCTATGACATTCGTTGCGCAGACGAATTCAAAATCTTCACTAATATCAACAGCACGATTGTGGACCCTAAGAATTTTGATGAGCAATCGTTTGTGGATTTCAAGGGCGATGTTTGTATCATTCCGCCAAACTCATTTGCGCTGGCAAGAACGATGGAATATTTCAAGATTCCACGGAATGTATTAACAGTCTGCGTTGGTAAGAGCACGTATGCGCGTTGCGGCATCATTGTGAACGTGACCCCATTTGAACCAGAATGGGAAGGTTATGTAACCCTAGAGTTTTCTAACACAACACCATTGCCTGCAAAAATTTACGCAGGTGAGGGTTGTGCTCAAGTTCTCTTCTTTGAGAGCGATGAGGTGTGTGGCACCTCTTACAAAGATCGCGGTGGCAAGTATCAAGGCCAACGAGGCGTCACTCTACCCAAGACCTAA